A DNA window from Brassica napus cultivar Da-Ae chromosome C1, Da-Ae, whole genome shotgun sequence contains the following coding sequences:
- the LOC106346576 gene encoding cystine lyase CORI3 — translation MATTPMCTEWQFSGNEAAKEAAAAALGAYTSKLMALCDPNGKPILPPSNKAVETSNSAEKAVVKVILSGTGNAYAPSIGLPLAKSAVAEYLNRDLPKKLTAADVFMTVGCKRAIDLAVDILAKPKANVLLPRPGFPWDVVRCIYKKLEVRYYDFIPEQNFEIDFESVKKVTDKNTFAIFIINPHNPNGNTYSEAHLKQLAELAKELSIMVVSDEVFRWTVFGNNPFVPMGKFSSIVPVVTLGSLSKGWNVPGWRTGWLALHDLDGVFRNTKILQAANEFLQINAKPPTVIQAAMPDILERTPKHFFHERGSFLKHKVDIGYSKVKHIPGLTCYMKPEACTFLWTKLDISCFADIEDDQDFCRKLAMEENLVVLPGIAFRQKNWLRHSIDMETPTVEDAFERLKSFCERHSAERGASLKNVNGVN, via the exons ATGGCGACCACCCCCATGTGCACTGAGTGGCAGTTCAGCGGGAACGAGGCAGCCAAAGAAGCTGCTGCGGCCGCCCTAGGTGCCTACACCTCTAAACTCATGGCTCTTTGTGATCCTAATGGCAAGCCCATTTTGCCCCCGAGTAACAAGGCCGTGGAGACCAGCAATTCAGCGGAAAAGGCTGTCGTTAAAGTTATTCTCTCCGGCACTGGAAACGCCTATGCTCCTAGCATTGGCCTTCCGCTCGCCAAAAG TGCCGTAGCAGAGTATCTAAACAGAGATCTTCCAAAGAAGCTAACAGCAGCTGACGTGTTTATGACTGTTGGATGCAAACGAGCAATTGACCTTGCGGTGGATATTCTGGCTAAACCAAAAGCCAACGTTTTGCTTCCGAGGCCAGGCTTCCCGTGGGATGTAGTACGCTGCATCTATAAGAAACTCGAGGTCCGTTACTATGATTTCATCCCTGAACAAAACTTTGAGATCGACTTCGAAAGCGTCAAAAAGGTGACAGACAAGAACACCTTTGCTATATTTATCATCAACCCTCACAATCCCAATGGAAACACTTACTCGGAGGCTCATCTCAAACAG CTCGCTGAATTGGCTAAGGAACTCTCGATTATGGTGGTTTCTGATGAAGTTTTTAGATGGACCGTCTTCGGGAATAACCCTTTTGTGCCGATGGGAAAGTTTTCTTCCATCGTACCAGTGGTTACACTCGGATCCTTATCTAAGGGATGGAATGTCCCAGGATGGCGAACTGGCTGGCTCGCGCTGCACGATCTAGACGGTGTCTTCAGAAACACTAAG ATATTACAAGCTGCCAACGAATTTCTCCAGATAAATGCCAAACCTCCGACTGTTATTCAG GCGGCTATGCCTGACATTTTGGAGAGAACTCCAAAACATTTCTTCCACGAGAGGGGAAGTTTtctgaaacataaagtagaTATTGGATATTCTAAGGTCAAGCACATACCTGGCCTCACTTGTTACATGAAACCCGAAGCGTGCACCTTTTTATGG ACCAAGCTGGATATATCGTGCTTTGCTGACATTGAAGACGATCAAGACTTCTGCAGGAAGCTTGCTATGGAAGAAAATCTCGTCGTTTTGCCAG GGATTGCATTTAGGCAGAAGAATTGGCTGAGGCATTCTATCGACATGGAGACGCCAACAGTTGAGGACGCATTTGAAAGATTGAAGAGCTTCTGTGAACGCCATTCCGCTGAACGTGGAGCTTCACTCAAAAACGTCAATGGCGTGAACTAG
- the LOC125580116 gene encoding uncharacterized protein LOC125580116, protein MERKNFVSQDTLARHKEKSDKQIFKEKAKDVKTGPEVQKDTISTSLLRSKVVHDLSPRDKEILNPKEEEPSSQGKSSKSENLKYQTCYRCHKKGHYAVVCPTKQALIETSLGKKRELSTKSDSFIQSDLLIPNSCVMHLSLSKGVVTGIKEHEFKGEEQPGATLVMEQKLVQDTMQSMLLKEAKPVIKVSHQGKYLTPLFDTSADVFVLGIGGTNESYMLTEVPRKEPDHKLSHEPPHKWKPKIELIVVQMPRLKVSFSDLKMPKTFDYPDVMHFSFPKSFDIGIRQEEVHNNQGQKLQRRQQTKTSCPKKKIILQLVEAIKVSLEISNYFYQCPNTDIIHLVFIQEVENFSGCKEENFKEIPPDYLMLLGGSTPKKIRNVATTNLKDHPVQNRCNDHKHTRSVILSYLSKEEPPDASCITKPKLNQGKGLNSKENET, encoded by the coding sequence ATGGAGAGAAAGAACTTTGTCAGCCAAGACACGTTGGCCAGacacaaagaaaaatcagacaaacagatttttaaagaaaaggCCAAGGATGTTAAGACAGGTCCTGAGGTCCAGAAAGACACGATCTCCACATCTTTGTTGAGATCCAAAGTTGTCCATGATTTAAGTCCAAGAGACAAGGAGATTTTAAACCCAAAGGAAGAAGAGCCATCAAGCCAAGGTAAGTCTTCTAAATCTGAGAATTTGAAATatcagacatgttatagatgtcataagaAAGGACATTATGCTGTAGTATGTCCTACTAAGCAAGCATTGATAGAAACATCACTAGGAAAGAAAAGAGAATTATCTACTAAaagtgatagttttattcaatctgatttattgattccaaattcttgtgtaatgcacttgtctttgtcaaaagGTGTTGTAACAGGAATTAAGGAGCATGAATTCAAAGGAGAGGAGCAACCAGGCGCCACACTTGTGATGGAACAGAAGCTGGTTCAAGACACAATGCAGTCCATgttgcttaaagaagcaaaaccagtAATCAAAGTATCACACCAAGGTAAGTATCTAACACCACTTTTTGATACAAGTGCTGACGTTTTTGTTCTTGGTATAGGAGGAACAAATGAAAGCTATATGCTTACTGAAGTTCCAAGGAAAGAACCAGACCATAAGCTCAGCCATGAACCACCTCATAAGTGGAAGCCTAAAATTGAACTAATTGTTGTTCAAATGCCAAGGCTTAAGGTAAGTTTCTCTGATCTTAAAATGCCCAAGACATTTGATTATCCAGATGTAATGCACTTTTCTTTTCCAAAAAGTTTTGATATAGGAATAAGACAAGAAGAAGTTCATAACAACCAAGGTCAAAAGTTGCAAAGAAGAcagcaaacaaaaacaagttgtccaaagaagaaaatcattCTTCAACTTGTGGAAGCTATCAAAGTAAGTCTggaaatttcaaattatttttatcagtgTCCAAACACAGATATAATTCACTTGGTTTTTATCCAGGAAGTTGAGAATTTTTCAGGTTGCAAAGAAGAAAACTTCAAAGAAATCCCACCAGATTATCTTATGTTGCTAGGAGGATCAACTCCAAAGAAGATCAGAAACGTGGCCACCACAAATTTGAAGGACCATCCAGTCCAGAACAGATGCAATGACCATAAACATACAAGAAGCGTGATCCTTTCATATCTGTCCAAAGAAGAGCCACCAGATGCATCATGCATCACCAAGCCGAAATTAAATCAAGGTAAGGGTCTAAactcaaaagagaatgaaacctga
- the LOC106349808 gene encoding uncharacterized protein LOC106349808, which yields MAESNGEDPAKPLAPLYLTPRSDQPEEDQYQDQTKQHVHHHHQRAKLILCCGFIASLTILIAVTFIVLSLTVFHLHSPKLTVTSISIIQPLDIVNGKVNTTQNATLAVEISLHNPNPAVFKVKDVTVLFYHDELVVVVGESTRRSETIPAKRTVEMNLTAEIDTRKLLASVPGLMEDFNGSVVLRNRVAVNGKVKMIKIFKKSVQLKTDCVVTMMMMNNSSKPSFDCTRTRNTYEHVRS from the coding sequence ATGGCTGAGTCTAACGGGGAGGATCCAGCTAAGCCTTTAGCCCCACTTTATCTAACTCCACGTAGCGACCAACCCGAAGAAGATCAGTACCAAGACCAAACCAAACAACacgtccaccaccaccaccaacggGCCAAACTAATCTTATGTTGTGGCTTCATCGCATCTCTAACCATACTCATCGCAGTCACTTTCATCGTCCTCTCCCTCACGGTCTTCCACCTCCACAGCCCAAAGCTCACTGTAACTTCCATATCCATCATCCAACCGTTGGACATCGTCAACGGTAAAGTCAACACGACTCAAAACGCTACCCTCGCAGTGGAGATCTCATTACATAATCCTAACCCTGCCGTGTTTAAAGTTAAAGACGTTACGGTTTTGTTTTACCACGATGaactggtggtggtggttggGGAGAGTACTAGAAGAAGCGAAACTATTCCAGCGAAACGGACGGTGGAGATGAATCTGACGGCGGAGATTGATACGAGAAAGCTACTAGCATCTGTCCCAGGTTTAATGGAGGATTTTAACGGAAGTGTGGTGTTGAGAAACAGAGTTGCAGTTAACGGTAAAGTGAAGATGATCAAGATTTTCAAGAAGTCTGTTCAGCTTAAGACAGATTGTGTCGTGaccatgatgatgatgaacaatTCATCAAAGCCTAGTTTTGATTGTACGAGGACAAGAAACACGTACGAACATGTTCGAAGctga
- the LOC125579806 gene encoding uncharacterized protein LOC125579806, producing MGPPTEQSAELCVADLLIQEGMRWNRRKIQPVLPEYEEQILSLKPSLTGVSDKLIWLSTKSGDYSVKYGYYVAVESDVQIAGADTEFDWSKNVWKLDCAPKVKLFSWKLLKGALPVGERLIERHIEVDPTCKRCGCNESIIHLLFQCQFAQKETLSSAIRLAREWNKDSKSETSGQIRNRRVELPTPNGATIVRSDAAWSGNGNVAGLGWIIIDPTQHKEFQRRMEYIASPLMAEGLALREAVLTCLELGLRNIKMKSDSAQLIKCLNTGEHVAELHNVLSDILLLSSGLVPVSFAWLLREKNVEADTLAKCALNVVEPLLVGETVIAPN from the exons ATGGGGCCTCCCACCGAACAGAGTGCTGAACTTTGTGTCGCTGATCTATTGATACAAGAAGGAATGCGGTGGAACCGCAGGAAAATACAACCGGTACTTCCGGAATACGAAGAACAGATCCTAAGCTTGAAACCAAGTTTAACAGGGGTATCAGACAAGCTTATTTGGTTGAGTACTAAATCTGGAGATTATTCTGTTAAATATGGATATTATGTTGCGGTGGAAAGCGACGTTCAGATCGCTGGGGCAGATACGGAGTTTGATTGGTCCAAGAATGTCTGGAAGCTGGACTGTGCCCCGAAGGTGAAGCTCTTCTCCTGGAAATTGCTCAAAGGTGCCCTGCCTGTTGGAGAACGGCTAATTGAACGACACATTGAAGTAGACCCGACATGTAAACGTTGCGGATGCAATGAATCTATCATTCATCTCCTCTTCCAATGTCAGTTTGCACAAAAG GAAACCCTCTCCTCCGCTATCAGGCTGGCTCGAGAGTGGAATAAGGACAGTAAATCAGAGACTTCTGGCCAGATACGAAACAGACGAGTGGAACTTCCAACACCAAATGGAGCGACGATTGTGAGATCGGACGCGGCGTGGAGTGGGAATGGGAATGTGGCAGGTCTAGGCTGGATTATCATTGATCCGACACAGCATAAAGAATTCCAACGAAGAATGGAGTACATTGCGTCACCTCTAATGGCTGAAGGATTAGCATTGAGAGAAGCTGTTCTCACCTGCTTAGAATTGGGGCTGCGGAACATCAAGATGAAGTCGGATTCGGCTCAACTAATCAAGTGCCTCAACACAGGGGAACATGTAGCGGAGCTACACAATGTTTTGTCTGATATCCTCTTATTGTCGTCTGGCCTTGTGCCTGTTTCTTTTGCTTGGTTACTTCGAGAGAAGAATGTAGAAGCTGATACTTTGGCAAAGTGTGCCTTGAATGTAGTTGAACCTCTGTTGGTTGGGGAGACAGTTATTGCTCCCAACTAA
- the LOC106349809 gene encoding protein SGT1 homolog A-like produces the protein MNPSSDFFCPPLRLNVDLPRQVYPFHSCASPFTYVYVELAFRDSHGVLLKPSVPCSTNFFMLGIKLAVVLILVIAILRRISNQLSVVIDVPGEDESYHLQPRLFGKIVPAKCRYEVLSTKVEIRLAKAEIITWASLEHGKGLAVLPKPNFLSEVSKRPAYPSSKKVKDWDTFEAEVKKQEKGGKLEGDAALNKSLREIYSNADEDMRRAMSKSFVESNGTVLSTNWKEVGAKTIESTRPDGVELKKWEI, from the exons ATGAATCCGAGCTCCGACTTCTTCTGTCCACCGCTGCGTCTGAATGTAGATCTTCCCCGTCAAGTGTATCCCTTTCACAGCTGTGCTTCACCTTTCACTTATGTTTACGTTGAGCTCGCGTTCCGAGATTCGCACGGCGTACTTCTCAAACCTTCAGTGCCTTGCTCTACCAATTTCTTCATGCTCGGAATCAAGCTCGCCGTCGTACTCATCCTTGTCATCGCCATCCTGCGTAGAATAAg TAACCAGCTGAGTGTTGTGATTGATGTTCCTGGAGAGGATGAATCTTATCATCTCCAGCCGAGATTGTTTGGAAAG ATAGTACCAGCGAAGTGCAGATATGAAGTACTATCAACAAAAGTCGAGATCCGTCTTGCAAAAGCAGAGATCATCACATGGGCCTCTCTTGAACACGGCAAAGGGCTAGCGGTTTTGCCGAAGCCAAATTTCTTATCag AGGTTTCAAAGAGACCGGCGTATCCTTCTTCCAAGAAAGTGAAGGACTGGGACACGTTTGAAGCCGAAGTGAAGAAACAGGAGAAGGGTGGGAAGCTGGAAGGAGACGCTGCTTTGAACAAGTCTTTACGTGAGATATATTCGAATGCCGATGAGGATATGAGACGTGCCATGAGCAAATCTTTT GTGGAATCAAATGGGACAGTGCTGTCAACAAACTGGAAAGAGGTTGGGGCTAAGACAATCGAGAGCACTCGTCCGGATGGCGTGGAGCTCAAGAAATGGGAGATCTAA